In Terriglobia bacterium, the DNA window GGAACCTGGAAAGATCTCACCGACAACGTCAACTTCATGGCGAACAATCTGACCACCCAGGTACGTAACATCGCCGAAGTCACCACAGCCGTCGCAAATGGCGATCTCACGAAGAAAATTACGGTCGACGTCCGCGGCGAAATTCTCGAGCTCAAGAACACCATCAACACCATGGTGGATCAGCTCACGTCGTTTGCATCGGAAGTCACCCGCGTGGCGCGCGAAGTCGGTACCGAAGGAAAGCTCGGCGGTCAGGCGATCGTGAAAGGCGTCGGCGGAACCTGGAAAGATCTCACCGACAACGTCAACTTCATGGCGAACAACCTCACCATGCAGGTCCGCAATATTGCCGAAGTCACCACGGCCGTGGCCAACGGCGACCTCTCCAAGAAGATCACCGTTGACGTCCGCGGCGAAGTGCTCGAACTGAAGAACACCATCAATACAATGGTGGACCAGCTCTCCTCCTTCGCTTCGGAAGTCACCCGCGTCGCCCGCGAAGTCGGTACCCAAGGAAAGCTCGGCGGCCAGGCCGATGTGCGCGGGGTGGCCGGCACGTGGAAGGATCTGACCGACAACGTCAATTCGATGGCGTCGAACCTCACCAACCAGGTCCGTAACATCGCCGAAGTGACCACCGCTGTGGCCCGCGGCGATCTCTCGAAGAAGATCACGGTCGACGTCCGCGGCGAAATCCTCGAACTGAAGAACACCATCAACACCATGGTCGATCAGCTGTCCTCCTTCGCCTCCGAAGTGACGCGCGTCGCGCGTGAAGTCGGTACCGAAGGAAAGCTCGGCGGCCAGGCATTGGTAAAAGGTGTTGGCGGTACATGGAAGGACCTGACCGACAACGTCAACTTCATGGCGTCGAACCTCACCACCCAGGTGCGTAACATCGCTGAAGTGACGACGGCTGTGGCCCGCGGCGATCTGACCAAAAAGATCACGGTCGACGTCCGCGGCGAAGTGCTCGAGCTGAAGAACACCATCAACACCATGGTCGACCAGCTGTCCTCCTTTGCATCGGAGGTCACCCGCGTCGCCCGCGAAGTCGGCACCGAAGGGAAGCTCGGCGGCCAGGCCCAGGTCAAGGGCGTAGCTGGAACCTGGAAAGATCTCACCGACAACGTCAACTTCATGGCGAACAACCTCACCAACCAGGTCCGTAACATCGCCGAAGTCACGACGGCGGTAGCCAACGGAGACCTGTCGAAGAAGATCACGGTGGATGTGAAGGGAGAAATCCTCGAGCTCAAGAACACCATCAACACCATGGTGGATCAGCTGAATTCCTTCGCTTCCGAAGTCACCCGCGTCGCCCGCGAAGTCGGTACCGAAGGAAAGCTCGGCGGCCAGGCCCAGGTGCGAGGCGTCGGCGGCACCTGGAAAGATCTCACCGACAACGTCAACTTCATGGCTTCGAACCTCACCAACCAGGTCCGTAACATCGCCGAAGTGACAACGGCTGTGGCCCGCGGTGATCTCTCCAAAAAGATTACGGTCGACGTCCGCGGCGAAATTCTCGAACTCAAGAACACCATCAACACGATGGTGGATCAGCTGTCCTCCTTCGCTTCGGAAGTCACGCGCGTCGCCCGCGAAGTCGGTACCGAAGGAAAGCTCGGCGGCCAGGCGGATGTACGCGGCGTGGCCGGCACATGGAAGGACTTAACCGACAACGTCAACTCGATGGCGTCGAACCTCACGGCTCAGGTCCGTAACATCGCGGCGGTGACGACCGCCGTGGCAACAGGCGACCTCTCGAAGAAAATCACGGTGGACGTCCGCGGCGAGATCCTCGAACTCAAGAACACCATCAACACGATGGTGGATCAACTGTCCTCCTTCGCGTCGGAGGTGACCCGCGTCGCCCGCGAAGTCGGCACCGAAGGAAAGCTCGGCGGCCAGGCGGAAGTCAAAGGTGTGGCCGGCACATGGAAGGACCTGACCGACAACGTCAATCTGATGGCATCGAACCTGACGAACCAGGTGCGCGGCATTGCAAAGGTCGTGACCGCCGTCGCGAACGGCAACCTGAAGCGCAAACTCGTCCTCGAAGCGAAAGGCGAAATCGAAGAACTGGCCGAAACCATCAACAACATGATCGATACGCTGGCCACCTTCGCCGATCAGGTCACCACAGTGGCGCGCGAAGTCGGTATCGAGGGAAAACTCGGCGGCCAGGCTTCGGTGCCCGGCGCTGCAGGAACCTGGCGCGATCTGACCGATAACGTGAACCGCATGGCTGCGGCCCTCACCACGCAGGTCCGCGCGATCGCCGAAGTGGCGACTGCCGTAACGAAGGGCGACCTGTCCCGGTCAATCGCTGTCGATGCGGCCGGCGAAGTTGCGGCTCTCAAGGACAACATCAATGAAATGATCCGCAACCTGCGCGAAACCACGGAAAAGAACACCGCGCAGGACTGGTTGAAAACCAACCTTGCCAAGTTCACCCGGCTCCTGCAGGGACAACGCGACCTGCTCGCCGTATCCAAACTGATTCTCTCCGAACTCGCTCCACTGGTTTCGATGCAGCACGGCGTGTTCTACCTCAATGAAGGACCGGAGCAGGGCGAAGCGGACATGAAGCTTCTGGCCAGCTATGCCTATCGCGAGCGGAAGACCATCGCGAACCGGTTCAAAGCGGGTGAAGGCCTGGTCGGACAGTGCGCGTTCGAGAAAGAACGCATTTTGCTGACCGACGTTCCGTCGAATTACATCCATATCAATTCCGGATTGGGTGAAGCTCCGCCGCTGAACATTGTCGTCCTGCCGGTGTTGTTCGAAGGACAGATCAAGGCTGTTATCGAGCTCGCCTCGTTCCACCGGTTCAGCGACATCCATCTGACCTTTTTCGATCAGCTCACCGAATCGATCGGTATCGTGTTGAACACGATCACCGCGACGATGAGAACGGAAGAACTGCTCAAGCAGTCGCAGACGCTCGCCACCGAATTGCAGACCCGGCAGGCGGAATTGACGGAAACCAACCGCCGCCTGCAGGAGCAAGCCAAGACGCTGCAGGAATCGGAAGAACGGCTGCGGCAACAGCAGGACGAGCTCCAGCAGACCAACGAAGAGCTGGAGGAGAAAGCAAACCTGCTCGCCAAACAGAACCTGGAGGTCGAACGCAAGAACCAGGAAATCGAACGCGCCAGCCGCGCTCTGCAGGAAAAAGCGGAACAGCTGGCGCTGACATCCAAGTACAAGTCCGAGTTCCTGGCGAACATGTCGCATGAGCTTCGCACGCCGCTGAACAGCATGCTCATCCTGGCCAAACTGCTGGCGGAAGGCGAAGACAATCTCACCGACAAGCAGCGCGAGTTTGCGAGAACGATTTTCTCATCCGGCTCGGACCTGCTGGAACTGATCAACGAAATTCTCGACCTTTCCAAGATCGAGTCCGGAATGATGGAGGTCGAAGTCGGGCGCGTCGTCTTCAACGACATGGCGGACTACGTCGAGCGGACGTTCCGCCAGGTCGCCCATGACCGAGGCCTCGAATTCAAGGTCAACGTGGATACGGCGATCGGTCAAGGCGTCTACACGGATCAGCGGAGGCTGCAGCAGGTGTTGAAGAACCTGCTGTCGAATGCCTTCAAGTTCACCGAGCGCGGACGGGTCTCGATCAACATGACTCCG includes these proteins:
- a CDS encoding HAMP domain-containing protein translates to GTWKDLTDNVNFMANNLTTQVRNIAEVTTAVANGDLTKKITVDVRGEILELKNTINTMVDQLTSFASEVTRVAREVGTEGKLGGQAIVKGVGGTWKDLTDNVNFMANNLTMQVRNIAEVTTAVANGDLSKKITVDVRGEVLELKNTINTMVDQLSSFASEVTRVAREVGTQGKLGGQADVRGVAGTWKDLTDNVNSMASNLTNQVRNIAEVTTAVARGDLSKKITVDVRGEILELKNTINTMVDQLSSFASEVTRVAREVGTEGKLGGQALVKGVGGTWKDLTDNVNFMASNLTTQVRNIAEVTTAVARGDLTKKITVDVRGEVLELKNTINTMVDQLSSFASEVTRVAREVGTEGKLGGQAQVKGVAGTWKDLTDNVNFMANNLTNQVRNIAEVTTAVANGDLSKKITVDVKGEILELKNTINTMVDQLNSFASEVTRVAREVGTEGKLGGQAQVRGVGGTWKDLTDNVNFMASNLTNQVRNIAEVTTAVARGDLSKKITVDVRGEILELKNTINTMVDQLSSFASEVTRVAREVGTEGKLGGQADVRGVAGTWKDLTDNVNSMASNLTAQVRNIAAVTTAVATGDLSKKITVDVRGEILELKNTINTMVDQLSSFASEVTRVAREVGTEGKLGGQAEVKGVAGTWKDLTDNVNLMASNLTNQVRGIAKVVTAVANGNLKRKLVLEAKGEIEELAETINNMIDTLATFADQVTTVAREVGIEGKLGGQASVPGAAGTWRDLTDNVNRMAAALTTQVRAIAEVATAVTKGDLSRSIAVDAAGEVAALKDNINEMIRNLRETTEKNTAQDWLKTNLAKFTRLLQGQRDLLAVSKLILSELAPLVSMQHGVFYLNEGPEQGEADMKLLASYAYRERKTIANRFKAGEGLVGQCAFEKERILLTDVPSNYIHINSGLGEAPPLNIVVLPVLFEGQIKAVIELASFHRFSDIHLTFFDQLTESIGIVLNTITATMRTEELLKQSQTLATELQTRQAELTETNRRLQEQAKTLQESEERLRQQQDELQQTNEELEEKANLLAKQNLEVERKNQEIERASRALQEKAEQLALTSKYKSEFLANMSHELRTPLNSMLILAKLLAEGEDNLTDKQREFARTIFSSGSDLLELINEILDLSKIESGMMEVEVGRVVFNDMADYVERTFRQVAHDRGLEFKVNVDTAIGQGVYTDQRRLQQVLKNLLSNAFKFTERGRVSINMTPAQSGWNPENKVLSSAEAVVAFSVKDTGIGIALDKRNIIFEPFQQADGTITRRYGGTGLGLSISREIATLLGGEIQLDSVVGEGSTFTLFLPVSYTPDTKNRRPHTSSHIEAMVSVQKEVIPEPFVMENVVDDDRGNIETGDKTLLIIEDDLNFAKIMMEMARERGFKVLAAMRGDAGLALARQYTPSAITLDIELPGMDGWSVLDRLKHTKSTRHIPVHIISVADEKQRGLKMGAMAFENKPATPEQLRDALSNIENFVQRGVKSLLVVEDDKVAQQSIIELIGDGDVETIAVGTAEEAMSQLRNKRYDCVVLDLGLPDMNGFDLMERIKSEIGNVPIIIYTGKDLSAKEETELRRLAETIIVKDVRSLERLLDETALFLHRVEENLPEPKRQMLEQLRKKDPVLAGKKVLIIDDDMRNIFALTSLLERYDMQVLYAENGKDGIEMLKSIAGIDVALVDIMMPEMDGYEAMRQIRDMHEFRQTPLIALTAKAMKGDREKCIEAGASDYITKPADSEQLLSLLRVWLFK